AGACATCACCGACGGCGTCCTGAAGATTGGCAACCGCATCGTCAACGACGTGCCGCCTAAAGACCGCGACATTGCCATGGTCTTCCAGAACTACGCCCTGTACCCGCACATGAACGTGTACGACAACATGGCCTTTGGCCTGAAACTGCGCAAGACCCCGCAGGCTGAAATTGACAAGCGCGTGCGCGACGCCGCGAAAATCCTGCAGATCGAGCACCTGCTGGGCCGCAAACCCAAGGAACTCTCGGGCGGTCAGCGTCAGCGCGTGGCGATGGGCCGCGCCATCGTGCGCGAACCCGCGGTGTTCCTGATGGACGAGCCGCTCAGTAACCTGGACGCCAAACTGCGCGTGGAGATGCGCTCGCAGATCAGCCAGCTGCACCGCCGCCTGGGGGCCACCATCATTTACGTGACACATGACCAGGTGGAAGCCATGACCCTCGGCAACCGCATCGTGGTTATGCGCGACGGCGTGATCATGCAGGTCGACACGCCCATGAACCTGTACGACTTCCCACAGAACAAGTTCGTGGCCGGGTTTATCGGCAGCCCCAGCATGAACTTCCTGACCGCCCGCGTTCAGAACGGCCAGTTTGTTATCGGCGAGAACCGCGTGGCCCCCATGGGCCGCCTCGCCGAGAGCCTGCGCGCCTACGAAGGCAAAGACGTGGTAATGGGCATTCGACCCGAGCACGTCGGTATCCCCGGCCTGACCGACATTCCGCAGGGTGTGAACCACCTGCGCGGCAAAGTCGTGGTGGTGGAGCCGCTCGGCGCCCAGACCGACCTGATCATTCACATCGGCGACCAGCCCCTCACCGCCAAAGTCGAGGGCCAGGCCCTGGTCAACCCCGGCGACGACATCGACATTCTGATCGACCAGACGCGCCTGCACGCCTTTGACCCCGCCACCGAACAGGCCATCGACCGTGGCACGCCCGCCGGTACGCGCGGTCAGGCCGACACCCCCGGCCTGGGCTACAGTTACGCGCCCACCGCCAACGCCATGCAGTAAAAGGCGCCTGGGGACTGAAAGCTAGGGACTGGAAGCGTGGCTTCTCCGCTTATCAATGAGCCAGCTGAAATTGAGCGTCCATCTCAGACACAGGAGATGGACGTTCTTTCATTTCAGTTTCCCGTCAACAGCTGGCCCTATGTTCACCTGACCTTCCCGCGCCGCGCTAGACTGACGCCGCAACCCCCACAATCCCTACAGATCAAGGAGATGAAATGAAAAAAACCCTGCTCACGCTGACGGCCTGACAAATTTTATGAGAAGACGTCCCCGATAGGGGATAATTTCTGTTTGTGACGACAAAAATGCTCCTCGGGGACGTACCCCGACTCTACCAGAATGTCCGCCCCTTCCTCAGTTCCC
The genomic region above belongs to Deinococcus fonticola and contains:
- a CDS encoding ABC transporter ATP-binding protein, whose amino-acid sequence is MAEVILEHVNKRYGTKHHAVKDFNLHIADQEFMVFVGPSGCGKSTTLRMIAGLEDITDGVLKIGNRIVNDVPPKDRDIAMVFQNYALYPHMNVYDNMAFGLKLRKTPQAEIDKRVRDAAKILQIEHLLGRKPKELSGGQRQRVAMGRAIVREPAVFLMDEPLSNLDAKLRVEMRSQISQLHRRLGATIIYVTHDQVEAMTLGNRIVVMRDGVIMQVDTPMNLYDFPQNKFVAGFIGSPSMNFLTARVQNGQFVIGENRVAPMGRLAESLRAYEGKDVVMGIRPEHVGIPGLTDIPQGVNHLRGKVVVVEPLGAQTDLIIHIGDQPLTAKVEGQALVNPGDDIDILIDQTRLHAFDPATEQAIDRGTPAGTRGQADTPGLGYSYAPTANAMQ